One window of the Candidatus Korarchaeum sp. genome contains the following:
- a CDS encoding amidohydrolase, with product MYFSIVNEFIDSRADAFFEIAIKIWEYAELGLMEFKSSELLASVLERNGFSVKRGVSGMPTAFIASWGDGKPVIGLLGEYDALPGLSQKAVPWREPLVEGAPGHGCGHNIHGTSALASALAVKEAMEKLGIKGTVRFYGTPAEENFSGKVYMVRDGLFDDVDAVLSHHPSDMNAATLLSSLAVRSCRFHFFGRASHASVSPEEGRSALDGVELMNIGVNYLREHVIQGARIHYIIERGGEQPNIVPEYARSWYYIRAPEVDQLESIFERVVDIARGAALMSGTRVDVEILDAMYNLIPNGPIAAKIVDNMRSLGVPELSEEERRFAEEIAKTIPIQTKENELRKSKRPGWERLIDKLIDDEVPEPWGDGDYMMGSTDVGDVSWKAPTVEFNTAAWVLGTPAHSWQSTAQSGSPLARRSLIFASKVMSLTALDLLTDEDLLERAKEDHSRRLRGRTYKPLIPESLTPPLNFWRDRFKF from the coding sequence CTCTAGAGCGGATGCTTTCTTCGAGATAGCGATTAAGATATGGGAATATGCTGAGCTAGGTTTGATGGAGTTCAAATCATCAGAGCTCTTAGCATCAGTCTTGGAGAGGAACGGATTCTCAGTTAAGAGAGGAGTTTCTGGGATGCCTACAGCTTTCATAGCGAGCTGGGGTGATGGGAAGCCAGTTATAGGCCTTCTTGGGGAGTACGATGCTCTACCGGGACTCTCCCAAAAAGCTGTCCCTTGGAGGGAGCCTCTGGTTGAGGGAGCCCCTGGGCACGGGTGCGGGCACAACATACACGGGACCTCAGCCCTAGCTTCAGCTCTAGCGGTGAAGGAAGCTATGGAGAAGCTAGGCATAAAGGGGACTGTGAGGTTCTACGGGACTCCTGCTGAGGAGAACTTCAGCGGGAAGGTTTATATGGTCAGGGATGGCCTCTTCGATGATGTAGATGCTGTCCTCTCCCACCATCCATCTGATATGAATGCCGCAACTCTTCTGAGTAGCCTAGCTGTGAGATCCTGCAGGTTTCACTTCTTCGGAAGGGCTTCTCATGCCTCCGTGTCCCCTGAGGAGGGGAGGAGCGCTCTAGATGGCGTCGAGCTGATGAACATAGGGGTGAATTACCTGAGGGAGCACGTGATACAGGGGGCCAGGATCCACTACATAATAGAGAGAGGGGGAGAGCAACCCAATATAGTGCCGGAGTACGCTAGGAGCTGGTATTACATAAGGGCCCCTGAGGTAGATCAGCTGGAGAGTATCTTCGAGAGAGTAGTTGATATAGCCAGGGGAGCAGCTTTAATGAGCGGGACTAGAGTGGATGTTGAGATCTTAGATGCTATGTACAACTTGATCCCGAACGGGCCTATCGCTGCTAAGATAGTTGATAACATGAGATCCCTGGGAGTCCCCGAGCTGAGCGAGGAGGAGAGGAGATTCGCTGAGGAGATAGCTAAGACCATTCCGATACAGACGAAGGAGAATGAGCTGAGGAAATCTAAGAGGCCCGGATGGGAGAGGTTGATCGATAAGTTGATCGATGACGAGGTCCCAGAGCCCTGGGGTGATGGGGATTACATGATGGGCTCCACAGATGTGGGCGATGTCAGCTGGAAGGCCCCCACAGTAGAATTCAATACGGCTGCTTGGGTCTTGGGGACTCCAGCTCACTCTTGGCAGAGCACAGCTCAATCCGGATCCCCTCTAGCGAGGAGATCTTTGATCTTCGCCTCAAAAGTCATGAGCTTAACTGCTCTCGACCTCCTCACTGATGAGGATCTGCTAGAGAGGGCGAAGGAGGATCATTCGAGGAGGCTGAGGGGCAGGACATACAAGCCCCTCATCCCGGAGAGCCTAACTCCTCCCCTGAACTTCTGGAGGGATCGATTCAAATTTTAA